The Chloroflexus aggregans DSM 9485 genome segment ATAAAATCGACTAATGCCTGCGGCCCTTTGTCAAATTCGTGATTACCGACGGCCATCGCCTCATAGCCCATTGCGTTATAGAACTCGAGGTCGGCCATGCCGTTGTATTGGTTAAAGTAGAGCGTCCCTTGAAATACATCACCGGCATCAACCAGTAAGGTCGGCAGTGCCGTCTCGCGACGGATCTTGTCAATTAACGCTTTACGGCGCGAGACACCGCCGTGAACCGGATTGTTACCGCTGAACACAGGCTCAATCCGGGCATGGTGGTCATTGGTGTGCAGAATCCGCATGCGGAACGCAGGGTTTTCCTGTGCCAATGCTAGCCGGAAGCTACCATCACTGTAGATCGCAAGCAATGCGCCAGCACCGAGAGCAACCGTCCCTTTGAGAAACCGCCGACGTGAGATCTTCTCCATAAGGCATGGTCTCCATTTCAAGTCACGAACAACCAACGCCCGCTACACCGCCAATCGTCACGGTGTCGGTTAACAGAGAACACACAGACCGCAAGGTGCAAACCGACATTTATGCTGGTAAGGGCATGCGCATAGTACCGTAGATACGACATTTTGGCAAGTGAATCAAGGAGCGTTTCTACCCATTCTGACGCACTTAAACGATTATTCAATCGCTCTTAATCGTTTCTTGATACAACTGCATCTCATTGCAATGATGGGCGTACATGTGCCCCCTCGTGGGTGCCCATGGGTATCCGTGAGTGCCCTCTCGTAGGTGCCCGCCAGCATAAGGTATAATATCAGTGACCCCGACAACACTGACCCAATAAGGAGCGATGTATGCCCCGCACTGAACTAACGCCCGCGCTGATCGGCGCCATCGAAGAGGTGCAACAGCGTGTGCTGTGGTTGGCGACCTTGATGATCCACCACGCGAACCATGTCCGCCCCAATCCCGATGGCGTTAAGGTGGGTGGTCATCAGGCTTCGTCGGCTTCGATGGTCACGATAATGACTACGCTCTATCTGCACTACTTACGTCCCGGTGATCGGGTGTCGGTCAAGCCGCACGCCTCACCGGTCTATCACGCAATCCAATATTTGCTGGGTCGGCTCGATGGAGGCTACCTCACGCAGTTACGCGCATTTGGTGGACTGCAAGCCTACCCTTCGCGCACCAAAGACCCCGATCCGCCCGATTTTTCTACCGGCTCGGTCGGGCTTGGCGCAGTCGCCCCGGCATTTGCCGCTCTGAGTGCCCAATACGCCGCTACCCATTTTAACCGCCCTACCACCCAGCGTTTTATTGCACTGGTCGGTGATGCCGAACTCGATGAGGGCAATGTCTGGGAGGCTGTGATCGATCCGGCGCTCGCCGATCTCGATAATTTGCTCTGGATCGTTGATCTGAACCGGCAGAGTCTCGACCGAGTAGTACCCGGTATTCGCGCTGCACACCTCAAGCGTCTCTTCGCCGAAAGTGGTTGGCGTGTATTGGAAGCTAAATACGGTTGTCGTCTGCAAACACTCTTTGCCCAACCGGGTGGCGATGCGCTGCGCGCTCGCATCGACGAGATGAGTAACGAGGAGTATCAGGCTCTCATCCGTTTGCCCGGCCCCGACTTGCGCCCTCGCCTGATCAACGGCGATGAGCGCCTTGCCCGCCTCCTCGCTACCGTTCCCGATGAAGAATTACCGGCCACTCTCGCGAATCTCGGCGGTCACGATGTGATCGAATTGCTGAAGACCCTCACCGCCGCCGATGCTGAACCACGCCGGCCAACCATCATCTTTGCCTATACGATTAAGGGTTGGGGATTGCCCATCGCCGGTAATCCGCTCAACCACTCGATGTTGCTGACCCCAGAGCAAATCGAGGGTCTGCGCGAACAGCTCGGCATCGCCCCCGGTCACGAATGGGATCGCTTGCCGCCCGACTCGCCCGGTGGCCGGCTCTGCGCTGAAGCCGCAGCCCGTCTGTATGGCGCGCCCGATCACGCTGCGCCTGCCGTGACCATCCCCCTGCCCGATGAGATTGCCGTGCCGACCGCCGGCATGATCAGTACCCAAGACACGTTTGGCCGTTTTCTCGTCCGTGTCGCTGATATTGCCGGTCTGCGCGAACGGATTGTGACCGCATCGCCGGATGTGTCGGTTTCGACCAATTTGGCCGGCTGGATTAACAAGACTGGGGTGTTTGCCCGCCACGAAGAGCCGGATTTTGAGACTGAAGCCTATCGCATGTTGCGTTGGCGACGCTGGCCCGGCGGGCAACATATCGAGTTGGGCATCTCGGAGATGAATCTCTTTATGCTGTTAGGGATGTTCGGTTTATCGCACGACCTGATCGGTGAACCGCTCATCCCAATCGGTACCGTGTACGATCCCTTTGTTTGTCGCGGCCTCGATGCGTTTATCTACGGCCTCTATTCGGGAGCGCGGTTTATTGTCGTCGGCACTCCCAGCGGCATTACCTTATCGCCCGAAGGCGGCGCGCACCAGTCATCGGTCACGGCCTCGTTAGGGATCGAGTTGCCCAATCTGGCGAGCTTCGAGCCGTGTTTCGCCCTTGAAACGGCGTGGCTGCTGCGCGAGGCGCTCCGCCTCTGTACCGATCCCAACGGATCGGCGAGCTACCTCCGCCTTTCGACCCGCCCCATTGACCAAAACCTCCTCCAACCGGCCCTCGACCGGCTTGGCGTTGAAGAACTGCGCCGGCAAGTATTGCGCGGCGGCTACCGGCTGATTGACCACGCCGATTACCAAGATTATCCGCATGCGCCGGTGGTGCAGATCGTCACTAGTGGAACACTCGTACCCGAAGCGGTCGCAGCGGCCCACTATCTTCGCCGCGAAGGAGTGGCAGCCAATGTTATAAACCTCACCAGTGCCCGTCGCATCTATGAGCGCTGGAAACATGGTGACGATCTAAGCTGGCTTATTCCACCAAGCGAACGCAACGCGCCCATCGTGACCGTTCACGACGCCGCTTCGCACGCGCTAGCATGGCTCGGCTCGATCTATGGCGTACCACTCCGCGCCCTCGGTGTTGATCGGTTTGGCCAATCGGGAGCACGTGATGACCTCTACCACGCATTTGGGCTTGATCCATTGTCGATTGCAGAAACTGCCTTTGAACTGATCGATAGGTACGTGCTCTGAGTACGTATACCAATTGCCTCGACCGGTCATATCCGCAATTCACTAGCCGCAAATCGTTCTTTGGCCGTAATACTTCCGTAACACACTTCATCTATCATCATCACCAACCTGGATACGCCGGTAGAGAGTAAGAGCGTGAAAACCGAGCAGCGCTACTATTGTTAACCCACGAGGAATCTCATGACTCCAACTAACGAATTGTCAAATCAACTCATTGACCAGATGATGAACATCTTTAACCTGGTTATTGTAGAGCGACAGCACTATTTTGCGCAAAAACCGAAGCCCAACAAGCAAGACATACCACGGATCATCGGGGAATATGCCGCAAGCAATATGGCTATCTCGGGTGGCTTAGGGTTAATTCCTGGTCCATTCGGGCTGTTAGGGGTGATACCGGAAATTATCCTCATCATTCGCAATCAAGTAGCGATGATTTATGACATCGGGACGGCTTACGGTAAAGACGATGTCATCACCGTTGAATTACTGCTGGGCATTTTCGGCTCGACCTTAGGTGTCGGCGGGATCTCGCTGCTCACCATGCATGGAAGCAAGATTCTCGTCCGCCGAGCCTCGCTGCGCGTCATTCAGCAGGTTATCAGGGTGCTCGCCGGCCAAATCACCCAACGCCTGATCAAAGCAACGATCAGCAAATGGCTCCCTATCGTTGGTGCCGTTGCGGTAGCGGCGTGGTCGTACCATTCAACCAAAGCAATCGGCCAACAAGCGGTCGAGATATTTGAAAAAGACATTCAGATTGCGTCAGAACAGGATGAACAACCTGAGGATGGTTAAATGTCTTTGTACAGCGCATCTGCTATGCACAGTACCGCATCCGAATAGCAGACCTCAACAACTTGATCAAAATCGACGGCAACGTCACGCCGGAAGAACAGACCGTTTTGTCCAGAGCGTTCTAGGATCAGGCGTGAGCGATCGGCAAGCGCGTATCTTGCTAGCTGCGCTCCGCACCAACACCAATTTTACAATTGATTGTGACGCCTTGGCCGCCACGCCTGAAACGGTGGTCAGTTTACTAATGGAGATGGTGGCATTAGCACGCTGCGACGGTCAACTGCACATCGCCGAGAAATGGTATATCGAGCAGACAGCACAACGGTTGGGCATCGCCGAGACGATCTGAACGCACTGTTCGCCAGGGTAGTGTAGAAACCTCACCTATTACCCCATCGGATAGGTTGGATGACGGCCACCAGACCGGAGCAGGCAATGAAGCCGCTCCGATCACTTCTTACTTACGGTACCTACTCCTGGCCGCTTCCAGGCAGATTATTCCAGGCCCACTGTCTGGCGTAGCAACATTACCGCTACCAAGGTCTGGGCAAAGGTCAGCGTGGCCGACACCGGCGACGGCTCTTCACCCGCCGCCACCTGCCCGCGCACCGGCAGCCGCGCGCGCAAGGCATCACTGACCCGCTGGAGCGCAGGATCATTGGTTGCCGAAACCAACACTGCCGGCAAACCATCTTCATCCGCCGGTACCGGACGAATCTGGATCGCTACCGCGCTCTCTGCCGGCTGCACCACACTTGCCAAGTCAAAGGCCAAAGCGCGCCGCCGCAACGACATCTGTACGTCAAGCCCATCTGTTCCCGGCCCGAAGCGCAACACCACATCCGCCAACGGGCGCTGGGGTGTAATGTAGCGCTGGATGTCACGCTCACGCGCCGGCCACGCTGCCTGTACTTCGGCCAGTGTATAGCCGCGCTGTTTGACATCCCGTTCTTCGCGCCAGCGCCGGTACAGGTCGGGATGCGGATCGAGATAGACGGTCAAGTCAAACAGCTCAGCTTGTACCGGCGGAGTGAGCGTGAGCGCGCCATACGCGATCACCAGACCGGTTGGCGCAACCCGTTCGCTGCCTCGCGGCGCACCGGCCACGTGGTCGTATACCGGCTTATTGATGGTTTGGCACCTGCGTAACGCCGCCAGATCAGCCGCCATGCGCTCAAGATCGGTCGCCGCCGGATCAGCGTCGGTCAAGCCGAGCGCCGCCCGTTCGGCCCGGCTATAGCGCAGATAATCATCGAGACTGATCGGCGTCACCCCCTGCGCCCCTAGCAGACGAATAATCCCACGGGTCAGGGTCGTCTTGCCGGCGCCGCTCGCGCCAATCAGACCAAGCATCAGGGGTTGGTCGTCCATAACCTCTTCTCATGAAGCCGAACGCGATTTCCAATCGGCGAGAAACTGTTCGATCCCACGGTCAGTTAAGGGATGGCGCATTGCCTGCTGCAACACCTTAAACGGGCAGGTCGCAATATCAGCCCCCGCCAACGCCGCTTCGACAATGTGGCGCGGATGGCGGATCGAAGCGGCCAAAATCTTGGTCGTAATCTCGCGATCTTGGCGGTAGATGCCGGCAATTTCGCGAATAAGCGCCATGCCGTCAACGCCGGTGTCATCCACCCGCCCGACAAAGGGGCTGATGATAAACGCGCCAGCCCGTGCCGCCAACAGCGCCTGCACCGAGTTGAAGCAGAGCGTGACGTTGCAGCGGATGCCGTGCTTGGCCAACTGACTCACCGCGCGTAGCCCCTCGGTCGTGCTCGGCACCTTAATAATCACATTCGGATGCCACGAAGCGTATTCGATGCCCTCGCGCACCATACCCTCAGCATCGAGCGAGATGGTCTCGGCGCTGATCGGGCCGTCAACCAACTCGGCAATCTCGGTAATGATGGCTTTGAAATCAGCTCCGCGCTCACGCGCAATCAGGGTCGGGTTGGTCGTCACCCCGCTGAGAATCCCCCAACTGGCCGCTTCCCGAATTTCGGCCAGATTCGCCGTATCGAGATAGATCTGCATTGTGCTCCTCCTCTATTTGGGCGCCATCCGAATCGCGCCATCAAGCCGGATTACTTCGCCATTCAACATCGGATTTTCGATAATATGCTGTACCAGCGCGGCATACTCCGCCGGACGGCCAAGCCGCGAGGGGAAGGGCACCTGTGCGCCGAGCGATTCGCGCGCCGCAGCCGGCAAGCTGGCCATCATCGCCGTATCAAAAATGCCCGGCGCAATCGTCATTACCCGAATGCCGAAACGGGCCAGCTCACGTGCCGCCGGCAAGCCCATCCCCACCACCCCCGCCTTCGAGGCCGCATACGCCACTTGTCCGATTTGACCATCGAAGGCAGCGATCGAGGCTGTGTTCACGATCACCCCTCGCTCACCCTCCTCATTCGGTTGGTTCTGGCTCATCGCCTGCGCCGCGTAGAGCATCATCTGAAACGTGCCGATTAAATTAACCTCGATCACCCGTTTGAAACGGGCCGGATCATGCACGCCATCGCGCCCCAACATCCGCTCGGCCAGTACAATTCCCGCACAGCAAACCAAGACACCCAAACTACCGGCATTCGTCGCCGCTGCTACCGCTGCCGCACACTGTGCCGGATCGGTAACATCGGTACGCACAAACTGCCCACCGATCCGCTCGGCCAGCTCCATACCGGCTGCCTCGTTGAGATCGGCAATCGTCACCCGCGCACCGGCTCCGGCCAATCGCTCGGCTGTCGCTGCCCCCAACCCCGATGCGCCACCCGTGACCAACGCACCCAGACCGTTCAGTTGCATTGCTTGCTCCTTTGCTCAGCGGGCAACTGCCCATTCAAAATGCATCCCATCACTGGCGCCGCGGCCATCGTAATTCCAATGACCACCCCAGAAAAAACCAAGCGCATTGGCAATCGGCACCAGTTCACGCACCGAACCGCGATCGCCCACCGGCGCCGCCGGCTTATAGAAGGCATTCCACTGCGCGTTAATATCAAACGCCGTACCATAGGCATGGTTACTCAGCGTCGTCGGATTACTACGAATGGTACGCGGCCACCATGCGCCGTCAAATGTTAACACTAACTGCAAGAGTCCTGCATCTTCCCATGCCTGCCACAACCGGCGCAATTGGTCAGCCGCCACCCGATGGAAACGGATCCGCCCGCCGTTAGTATTGCGGAACCGGACCAATTGCGGTATCGACACCTCGATCAGGTTCTGCGCCACCCAATCGTTGGTGATGGTAATATCATCGCCGCTCTTGCGCACCCACTCGATTTTACCCAAGATTCGCTCGCGCTGGCCGTTGCGGTCGGTCAGAATGTTGAAATCGGGCATGGGCGGCCAATTCGGATCGCGACGCGGCGGCCCGGCCCGCACCACCTCCGGCGCAGTCAGCACATTGGCCATCCCCCCGGTCGGTTGTTGGGATGGGGATGACGCAGGATCAGCCGCTATCACCTGAGATGATGCGCTCGCCGATTGCGTCGCCGGGCTGGTGGCTGTGGCAGAGGGTTGAACCGGCGTTTGCACCACATGCCCGGCGTTCACAGGAGACGTTGCCGGTTTCGGCTGCCACGCCAGTACTTCTGGCGGACGTGGCAGATCACGCATACACCGGATCACGCCATCCCCTCCACGATACAGAGTATCGTAAGCGAACACCTGCACCTCATAGGTCACCCCCTGGATCGTCGCACGCACCACCTCGCTCAGCGGCGTGCCCAACTTTAATTCCAGCGCCCGCTGGTGAAACGGATCGGTTGGATTGTACGGAACACCGGCAACTTTGTACGTTTCGGCCCACAGTTGGGCATACTGCGGGCTAGCCGGGTCGGTTAAGCTGAGAAAGAAACAACCGGATTGCTGGCTCATCGGCGTGTAGAGGGTGTCGCCAGCAAAGACTTGCAGCGCAAACGCGCGGTCAGCCGTGACGTAATTCCCGCTCAGGGCCGGGCCAAGTTTGGCTTGCAAGGCCACAAAATGGAAGCGCCAATCGGCGCGAAACTCGGTTTTACCCTCGAGCGGCGCGCGCGCCGCGCTCGCTTTCAACGCACTGCGATAGCTCGCCTCGATTAAGGCCCGGCTCACTCCGCCGACAGGAATTGCGCCGATGTCCGGCCCTAGCAGATTGGCTAAATTCTGCACGGCAGCGTACTGGGTGCCTTCGTTGAAGATCGTATCGCGGGCAAAGACCTGAAAGTTATACGTCTTACCATCGAGCGCCACCGGCGGCGGCTCGTTAGGGGCCAGCGGCGCGCCGAGATCAAACTTGCCCCAGTGCAGCGAAAAGGCCTGGTTGAGCCGCAATTGACCACCGCGCTGCCACCACGTCACCGTTGCCAAACCCACCCACAGCTCCTGTTCGGGAGAGCGCACGCCGCTGCCGAGGATAACACCCTCAGCAGGAGCAACCGGCGCCGCCAACGGCAAATACGGCAACACCCTCCGCTTCCCGCGGGCATCAGTGATGAGCATGCCAATATCAGCCAACGACAGGCCGTGTTGCGCGGCCACCGCCGGCAACCAATCAGCCAGCACTGTGGCTTGCGCCTCGCTCAGATCGGTCAGCGCCGGCGCTGCAAGGCTCACAATCACCGCCACCCGGTCGAGATTATGCACTCGCCCCCGCCAAATTGCCCGGCCCAACCCATGACCGGCCCGCACAGGAGCGACCAGTTGATGCAATGTCCCATCCCGATCAAGGTAGAAATGAGGCAACATTGCCGCATCCGCACTTTGGTAGGCGTCCAGCGCCATCGCGGCATGCTGCGCGTCAGCCACTGCCACCACTAACGCCACCGGACGGCCTTCGCGACTCTTACCCGCCCGATCCGGTCTTCCCACCGCGATCACCTGCACCTCAGCGCTGCTCATGGCACGCTCCATCGTTACTAAAAATATTCTCGGCTCATCGTAGCACAGTGCCGTAGAGAAGGCAACGAATCGGAGGGAGACTGCGCGGGGGATAAGGGCCGATGACCCAATCGCAACGCGCGCAAAAGCGCAGCGATGCTAAACGCAAAGACGCAGAGGATGAAGTCGCACAGCGAGCAAAGAAACAGAGATGGTAAACGCAAGGGTGCAAAGGGTTTTGGGGGCAGCGCCACTCCTATCTGTCATTGCGAGGGGCGCGTAGGGGCAGCACGACGCGCTGCCTGCGCCCCGAAGCAATTCCCCGCTTCAACGCACACAATCCAATATCAGTTAGGAATAGCACAAGGGACTTACTCGCAAAATAGTATAGAAAACCCTATTGCCTGCTCCATAGATGAGCTGGTAAATTACCCCTACAGATTGCGCCAATCTAGTGATGGAAGTCGGGAGCTACAACTCATGCGTCGATTTCTGCTCTTGTATCCGATCTTCGTCTGTCTCTTTGTCTTGCTATCACTGCCGGCCAACGTTGTTGCTCAATCGGAAACGCCACAAACTCAACCGAGCACTATCTTTATCCCCCTGATCACCCGCACGGTGACATACCCGCCACTCTCCTCCAACTGGTTAGAGCGGGTGAATGCCTATCGAGCGCGGGCCGGAGTGCCGCCGGTAACCGAGAGTAACGATCTCAACAGCAACTGCTGGCAACACGCACGCTATATGGCCGAAAATAACCATCTCACCCATAATCAAGATTCTACTAAACCCTATGCCTCACCCGAGGGACAAATCTGTGCCGCAAGAGGCAATGCCTGGCTGGGAGGTGGCAATTTTTGGCAGCCGGCTGATGCGATTGACGGCTGGATGCAATCGGTCGGTCATCGGCTTTGGTTGCTCTACCCCACCACGCCAACCTTCGGGTTTGGGTTCTATATCACGCCGAGTGGTACGACGAGTGCAGCCGGCCTCGATGTCCTCTCATACTTCAACAATGGCGATAATTACCCTGCTTGGCCGGTGCGCTACCCCGGCATTGACCAAACCGATGTGCCGGCGACGCAATATCCGATTACGTTGCAATGGCGCTACTTTGGCAGTACGCCGGTGATCAGCAGCACGGATCTGCGCGTTGTCGGCGGCAATGTGATTCCGCATACCAGCACAACTAACCTGCCAGTTGGTCATAAAGGGATCGCCGTCACCCCTACCGTTAATTTGCCTGCCAATAGCCTGATCGAAGTATCGATCAGCGGATCGTATGATGGGCAGCCGTTTACCTATACGTGGCAGTTCCGCACCGGGAATTGATAACCATTCGCATGTATCTCCGACTGTGCCGGTCGGAAGGGCTGCTCACCACCCTTCTGGCGTCTCTGCCCTATCTCCCCCACGACAGCACAACGGCCAACTTGCAGGTTCGTAAACCCATGGTATAATAGGCCGCCCGTATTGCTCCGCCACGACCCGCGGTGCATAAGGAACGAGAAGCATGAAGAGTAGAATTATTCCAATAGCCCTGTTGCTGTGTCTCGTACTGATCGGTGCGTGCAGTTCGGCGGCGGCAAATGAACCGGTGCCGTCACCACAGCCAACTGTCCCCCAGTTCCAATTGGCAACGAAGACACCAACACCATCGGCCATCCCAACGCTACCGCCTACTGCCACTCCTGAATCGACAGCTACGCCAGCAGCAACTGCGACTCCCGAACCAACCGCCACCCCCGAACCAACCCCAACGCCAGAACCAATTACTGCACCACTTGCCGTTCCACGTGGTTCGGTGACCAGCCGACCTTTCGCCGTGATGTACGACAACCATCCCAATGCCTACCCACAAACCGGGATGGACGGAGCGGCTATCGTGTTCGAGGCATTAGCTGAGTTCGGCATTACCCGCTATATGGCCATCTTTATTCCCGGCATTTCACCTGATATGCCGGTGATCGGCCCGGTACGCAGTGCTCGCCCATATTACGTCGAGTGGGCCAAAGGGTTTCGAGCGGTGTACGTGCATGCTGGCGGCTCTCCCGAAGGCTTGTTGTTGGCCGAAACATCTATCGAACTGATCAATATGGACGCACTACGCGGCAATGCCAGCGGGTATTTCTACCGCACCCGCGACCGCAGCGCGCCGCACAACCTTTACACCAATAGCGCCAATATTGCCAAGTTCGCCGCGGCAAATGATCGCCCGGTGGAGGGATTGGCTGAGATCGGTTTTGTCTACTCACCCGAAGCTCCAGCCGAGGCCCGTCCTAGCCGTCAAGAGTTACGCTACTTCTTTATCTATCGCGAAGCAGCCGTAGGTTGGCGCTATGACCCGGCAACCAACAGTTATCTCTATTTCCGTGGCAATCGTCCGCACGTCGATGCTACCACCGGCGCGCAATTGCAGTTCAAGAATGTTGTGATCCTCGAAGTACCCGAACGCCCTATCCCCAACGATCCAAAAGGGCGCATCGAGCAAGATGTGATCGGCGAAGGCCCGGCCCGTATCTTCCGCGATGGCCGGATGATCGAGGCTACATGGCGCAAGGCAGCCGGCTATGCCCAGCTCTACCTTATGGATGCAGACGGCAACGAAGTGCCGCTCGCGCCCGGCTCGGTCTGGATCGCTGCTATTCCCGACCTCGCCAATCTGACGGTTGAGGGCGGGCGCTAACACAACACCCCGGAGCCGGTTGCTCCGGTGGAATTGGGCGGGTGCCGCCAAGCGCTGGCTCTGTTTGCCAGACTTACCGCTGACCTCACCATTGCGCCTTGCAGCGCACCAAGCGGCGCCCCGGCAGACGCACATTCAGATATCCCTACGGGGTATTGGTGGCGTTAATCCACGCCGGTATGCCCCACCACGCGGCGGCTGCCCCGCGTCTGCCCGGCACACCGTGCCGAATGCCGCCATAATAAGGAGGAAACAGACTGTATGAGAGGAAGCATCGTTCGCCGCGGCTTGATTGTCGCTGTGCTGGTCGTCCTCTCGACCGCCATCGCCCACGTACAGGCCGCCCCGACAACCGCACCGTCCCAACAGCCACCCGTCGCCCCCACGTACCGCATCTTTGCCACTCGTGAAGGTCTGGTTGGCTACCGAACCGCTAATGGCCACATCATCCAACCCCGTGACCGGTTTGTGGCCCTGCCCTGCTGGTGCGCGCTCTCACCCAAAGGCACCGATAAGTTCAAAGTTCGCCTTACCTACAACGGACGTTCCGTGGTGGTGCCCGTCTGGGATGTCGGGCCGTGGAATACGCGCGACGATTATTGGAACCCGAACCGCCGTTACGGCGACCTGCCGGTCGGTATGCCGATGGCCGAAGCAGCCTACTTCCATGGCTACAACGGTGGCCGCGATGAGTGGGGCCGGCGGATTACCCTCCCCAACGGAATTGATATTGCCGATGGCACCTTCTGGGACGATCTTGGCATGACCAAAAGTGATTATGTTTATGTCACCTTCCTCTGGCTTGGCGAAGACCCCGGTCCCGGAGGTGCAATCGAAGTTGGCAACGGTGAGTATACCGACGATCCAGCACAGACGATGGTGACTGCACCCGAAGGTGCGCTTACCGTCGATAACACCGATACTGCGTTCAACCCGATCGGTAAGGATTGGTACGAAGAACCGTGCGGTCTCAACAAGCAACACCAGTGGACATACTCGACGACCGATCCGGCAAAAGCGACGACCGCAGCCACATGGCAAGCACCGAATCTCAGTCCCGGTTTTTATGAGGTCAAAGCGTACATTCCGGCATGTGGCAATCCGGCAACAACCAGCGCTCGTTATCGGATTA includes the following:
- a CDS encoding M15 family metallopeptidase; translated protein: MSSAEVQVIAVGRPDRAGKSREGRPVALVVAVADAQHAAMALDAYQSADAAMLPHFYLDRDGTLHQLVAPVRAGHGLGRAIWRGRVHNLDRVAVIVSLAAPALTDLSEAQATVLADWLPAVAAQHGLSLADIGMLITDARGKRRVLPYLPLAAPVAPAEGVILGSGVRSPEQELWVGLATVTWWQRGGQLRLNQAFSLHWGKFDLGAPLAPNEPPPVALDGKTYNFQVFARDTIFNEGTQYAAVQNLANLLGPDIGAIPVGGVSRALIEASYRSALKASAARAPLEGKTEFRADWRFHFVALQAKLGPALSGNYVTADRAFALQVFAGDTLYTPMSQQSGCFFLSLTDPASPQYAQLWAETYKVAGVPYNPTDPFHQRALELKLGTPLSEVVRATIQGVTYEVQVFAYDTLYRGGDGVIRCMRDLPRPPEVLAWQPKPATSPVNAGHVVQTPVQPSATATSPATQSASASSQVIAADPASSPSQQPTGGMANVLTAPEVVRAGPPRRDPNWPPMPDFNILTDRNGQRERILGKIEWVRKSGDDITITNDWVAQNLIEVSIPQLVRFRNTNGGRIRFHRVAADQLRRLWQAWEDAGLLQLVLTFDGAWWPRTIRSNPTTLSNHAYGTAFDINAQWNAFYKPAAPVGDRGSVRELVPIANALGFFWGGHWNYDGRGASDGMHFEWAVAR
- a CDS encoding nucleoside/nucleotide kinase family protein, which produces MDDQPLMLGLIGASGAGKTTLTRGIIRLLGAQGVTPISLDDYLRYSRAERAALGLTDADPAATDLERMAADLAALRRCQTINKPVYDHVAGAPRGSERVAPTGLVIAYGALTLTPPVQAELFDLTVYLDPHPDLYRRWREERDVKQRGYTLAEVQAAWPARERDIQRYITPQRPLADVVLRFGPGTDGLDVQMSLRRRALAFDLASVVQPAESAVAIQIRPVPADEDGLPAVLVSATNDPALQRVSDALRARLPVRGQVAAGEEPSPVSATLTFAQTLVAVMLLRQTVGLE
- a CDS encoding SDR family NAD(P)-dependent oxidoreductase, whose translation is MQLNGLGALVTGGASGLGAATAERLAGAGARVTIADLNEAAGMELAERIGGQFVRTDVTDPAQCAAAVAAATNAGSLGVLVCCAGIVLAERMLGRDGVHDPARFKRVIEVNLIGTFQMMLYAAQAMSQNQPNEEGERGVIVNTASIAAFDGQIGQVAYAASKAGVVGMGLPAARELARFGIRVMTIAPGIFDTAMMASLPAAARESLGAQVPFPSRLGRPAEYAALVQHIIENPMLNGEVIRLDGAIRMAPK
- a CDS encoding DUF3048 domain-containing protein; this encodes MKSRIIPIALLLCLVLIGACSSAAANEPVPSPQPTVPQFQLATKTPTPSAIPTLPPTATPESTATPAATATPEPTATPEPTPTPEPITAPLAVPRGSVTSRPFAVMYDNHPNAYPQTGMDGAAIVFEALAEFGITRYMAIFIPGISPDMPVIGPVRSARPYYVEWAKGFRAVYVHAGGSPEGLLLAETSIELINMDALRGNASGYFYRTRDRSAPHNLYTNSANIAKFAAANDRPVEGLAEIGFVYSPEAPAEARPSRQELRYFFIYREAAVGWRYDPATNSYLYFRGNRPHVDATTGAQLQFKNVVILEVPERPIPNDPKGRIEQDVIGEGPARIFRDGRMIEATWRKAAGYAQLYLMDADGNEVPLAPGSVWIAAIPDLANLTVEGGR
- a CDS encoding transketolase-like TK C-terminal-containing protein; its protein translation is MPRTELTPALIGAIEEVQQRVLWLATLMIHHANHVRPNPDGVKVGGHQASSASMVTIMTTLYLHYLRPGDRVSVKPHASPVYHAIQYLLGRLDGGYLTQLRAFGGLQAYPSRTKDPDPPDFSTGSVGLGAVAPAFAALSAQYAATHFNRPTTQRFIALVGDAELDEGNVWEAVIDPALADLDNLLWIVDLNRQSLDRVVPGIRAAHLKRLFAESGWRVLEAKYGCRLQTLFAQPGGDALRARIDEMSNEEYQALIRLPGPDLRPRLINGDERLARLLATVPDEELPATLANLGGHDVIELLKTLTAADAEPRRPTIIFAYTIKGWGLPIAGNPLNHSMLLTPEQIEGLREQLGIAPGHEWDRLPPDSPGGRLCAEAAARLYGAPDHAAPAVTIPLPDEIAVPTAGMISTQDTFGRFLVRVADIAGLRERIVTASPDVSVSTNLAGWINKTGVFARHEEPDFETEAYRMLRWRRWPGGQHIELGISEMNLFMLLGMFGLSHDLIGEPLIPIGTVYDPFVCRGLDAFIYGLYSGARFIVVGTPSGITLSPEGGAHQSSVTASLGIELPNLASFEPCFALETAWLLREALRLCTDPNGSASYLRLSTRPIDQNLLQPALDRLGVEELRRQVLRGGYRLIDHADYQDYPHAPVVQIVTSGTLVPEAVAAAHYLRREGVAANVINLTSARRIYERWKHGDDLSWLIPPSERNAPIVTVHDAASHALAWLGSIYGVPLRALGVDRFGQSGARDDLYHAFGLDPLSIAETAFELIDRYVL
- the fsa gene encoding fructose-6-phosphate aldolase, which encodes MQIYLDTANLAEIREAASWGILSGVTTNPTLIARERGADFKAIITEIAELVDGPISAETISLDAEGMVREGIEYASWHPNVIIKVPSTTEGLRAVSQLAKHGIRCNVTLCFNSVQALLAARAGAFIISPFVGRVDDTGVDGMALIREIAGIYRQDREITTKILAASIRHPRHIVEAALAGADIATCPFKVLQQAMRHPLTDRGIEQFLADWKSRSAS
- a CDS encoding CAP domain-containing protein, whose amino-acid sequence is MRRFLLLYPIFVCLFVLLSLPANVVAQSETPQTQPSTIFIPLITRTVTYPPLSSNWLERVNAYRARAGVPPVTESNDLNSNCWQHARYMAENNHLTHNQDSTKPYASPEGQICAARGNAWLGGGNFWQPADAIDGWMQSVGHRLWLLYPTTPTFGFGFYITPSGTTSAAGLDVLSYFNNGDNYPAWPVRYPGIDQTDVPATQYPITLQWRYFGSTPVISSTDLRVVGGNVIPHTSTTNLPVGHKGIAVTPTVNLPANSLIEVSISGSYDGQPFTYTWQFRTGN